From Paenibacillus graminis, a single genomic window includes:
- the pgeF gene encoding peptidoglycan editing factor PgeF, whose amino-acid sequence MEPFMQKTSTPMLLHLEPWRTEHAEITAGFTGRQGGIGKAPYDSFNCAFHVGDEPSDVLGNRTLLAESLGFTLQDWTCGEQTHGKDIAEVKAEDRGRGSLDRASAFQATDGLLTSVPGVLLTSFYADCVPLYFYDPQKKVVGLAHAGWKGTVAEIAAAMVARMETVYGSRPQNILAGIGPSIGGCCYEVDDHVMGHIRQLEDGLKAAACGASQDLYRTSEADSRKSMLNLKEMNRRIMIKAGILPTHIECTSWCTSCNQDLFFSYRKENGVTGRMTSWIGIKES is encoded by the coding sequence ATGGAACCGTTTATGCAAAAGACCAGCACGCCTATGCTGCTTCATTTGGAGCCTTGGCGTACGGAGCATGCCGAAATCACTGCAGGGTTCACAGGCAGACAGGGTGGTATAGGCAAGGCGCCTTATGACAGTTTTAATTGTGCTTTTCATGTTGGAGATGAACCGTCGGATGTGCTCGGGAATCGTACATTGCTTGCAGAGAGCCTCGGATTTACACTGCAGGATTGGACCTGCGGAGAGCAAACCCATGGTAAAGATATAGCTGAGGTTAAAGCGGAGGACCGCGGGCGGGGCAGTTTGGACAGGGCATCAGCGTTTCAAGCGACCGATGGTTTGCTCACCAGTGTGCCCGGTGTGCTTTTGACCTCTTTTTATGCAGATTGTGTGCCTCTCTATTTCTACGATCCCCAGAAGAAAGTGGTTGGACTCGCACATGCGGGCTGGAAAGGAACCGTGGCAGAGATTGCTGCTGCTATGGTGGCCCGTATGGAGACTGTGTATGGCAGCCGTCCGCAGAATATTCTTGCCGGGATCGGACCTTCAATTGGCGGCTGCTGTTATGAAGTAGACGACCATGTAATGGGACATATCCGGCAGCTTGAGGATGGACTGAAGGCGGCGGCTTGCGGTGCCTCCCAGGACTTATACCGAACTTCGGAAGCGGATAGCCGTAAAAGCATGCTGAACTTGAAAGAAATGAATCGACGCATTATGATTAAAGCAGGAATATTGCCGACTCATATCGAATGTACATCATGGTGTACAAGCTGTAATCAGGATTTGTTCTTTTCGTACCGGAAAGAAAACGGAGTTACAGGAAGAATGACGAGCTGGATCGGAATAAAGGAGAGCTGA
- a CDS encoding YlmC/YmxH family sporulation protein — protein sequence MKISDFQTKDVINIIDGKRLGQISDLELDLRRGVIDAIIIPGYTRFMGLFGGGTDLIIPWRNIVKIGADVVLVKMEEIRTPQNQEERETMYLERGDRSDRRTY from the coding sequence ATGAAAATCTCTGATTTTCAGACGAAGGATGTGATTAATATTATCGACGGGAAGCGGCTGGGGCAGATCAGTGATCTGGAGCTGGATCTCCGCCGCGGCGTGATCGATGCCATCATTATTCCGGGGTATACGCGTTTCATGGGCCTCTTCGGAGGAGGCACAGATCTGATTATTCCTTGGCGGAATATCGTGAAGATCGGCGCCGATGTTGTACTCGTCAAGATGGAGGAAATCCGGACGCCGCAAAATCAGGAAGAGCGGGAAACGATGTATCTGGAACGGGGAGACCGCAGTGACCGGCGCACTTATTGA
- the sigG gene encoding RNA polymerase sporulation sigma factor SigG: MTRNKVEICGVDTAKLPVLTNVEMRELFTSLQQQGERSAREKLVNGNLRLVLSVIQRFNNRGEFVDDLFQVGCIGLMKAIDNFDLSQNVKFSTYAVPMIIGEIRRYLRDNNPIRVSRSLRDIAYKALQVRDSLTNQNSREPTIFEISEALGVPKEDVVFALDAIQDPVSLFEPIYHDGGDPIYVMDQISDDKNKDVSWIEEIALREAMQRLGQREKRILSMRFFEGKTQMEVADEIGISQAQVSRLEKSAIQQMQKHVKS, from the coding sequence ATGACCCGAAATAAAGTCGAGATTTGCGGTGTGGACACCGCCAAGCTGCCCGTTCTGACGAACGTGGAAATGCGGGAGCTGTTCACTTCGCTGCAGCAGCAGGGCGAGCGATCCGCCAGAGAGAAATTGGTTAACGGTAACCTTAGACTCGTTCTTAGCGTTATTCAAAGATTCAACAACCGGGGAGAGTTCGTTGACGACCTGTTCCAGGTAGGCTGCATCGGGTTGATGAAAGCCATCGATAATTTTGACCTATCGCAAAATGTGAAGTTCTCCACCTATGCGGTGCCGATGATCATCGGTGAAATCCGCCGCTACTTACGTGACAACAACCCGATCCGGGTCTCCCGGTCCCTGCGGGACATCGCTTACAAAGCGCTGCAGGTGCGGGACAGCCTGACGAATCAGAATTCAAGGGAGCCGACGATTTTTGAAATTTCCGAGGCGCTTGGCGTCCCCAAAGAAGATGTGGTATTTGCCCTCGATGCGATTCAGGACCCGGTCTCTTTGTTCGAACCCATCTACCACGACGGCGGAGATCCGATTTATGTGATGGATCAGATCAGCGATGACAAGAATAAGGATGTGTCTTGGATCGAGGAAATTGCGCTCCGTGAGGCGATGCAGCGGTTGGGGCAGCGGGAAAAAAGGATTTTGTCGATGCGTTTTTTTGAAGGCAAAACCCAAATGGAGGTTGCGGATGAGATTGGCATTTCGCAGGCTCAGGTATCCCGCCTGGAGAAGTCGGCCATTCAGCAGATGCAGAAGCATGTTAAGTCTTAA
- the sigE gene encoding RNA polymerase sporulation sigma factor SigE, with protein MMVKWKIALQLQYYRMLFLLGLKSQEIYYIGGSEALPPPLTREEEEFLLQRLSSGDAAVRAMLIERNLRLVVYIARKFENTGINIEDLVSIGAIGLIKAVNTFDPEKKIKLATYASRCIENEILMYLRRNSKTRSEVSFDEPLNIDWDGNELLLSDVLGTENDTIYRNIEEQVDRKLLQKALEKLSERERLIMELRFGLRGGEEKTQKDVADLLGISQSYISRLEKRIIKRLRKEFNKMV; from the coding sequence ATAATGGTCAAATGGAAGATTGCGCTGCAACTGCAATATTACCGCATGCTGTTTCTGCTGGGGCTGAAGAGCCAAGAAATCTATTATATCGGCGGAAGTGAGGCTTTGCCCCCGCCCCTTACGAGAGAAGAAGAGGAATTCTTGCTGCAGCGGCTCTCCAGCGGTGATGCGGCGGTCCGTGCCATGCTGATTGAACGCAACCTGCGGCTGGTGGTCTATATTGCCCGTAAATTCGAGAACACCGGCATTAACATTGAGGATCTGGTATCCATCGGGGCGATTGGCTTGATCAAGGCCGTCAACACCTTTGACCCGGAGAAAAAAATCAAGCTGGCCACCTATGCCTCACGCTGCATTGAGAATGAGATTCTGATGTATTTGCGGCGCAACAGCAAAACCCGGAGTGAGGTTTCTTTTGATGAGCCGCTGAATATTGACTGGGACGGCAATGAGCTGCTGCTCTCGGATGTGCTGGGTACGGAGAATGACACCATCTACCGCAACATTGAAGAGCAGGTGGACCGCAAACTGCTGCAGAAGGCGCTGGAGAAGCTAAGCGAGCGGGAAAGACTGATTATGGAGCTGCGTTTCGGGCTGCGCGGCGGTGAAGAAAAAACGCAAAAGGACGTTGCCGATCTGCTGGGAATCTCCCAATCCTACATCTCGCGTCTGGAGAAAAGAATCATCAAGCGGCTGCGCAAAGAGTTCAACAAGATGGTCTAA
- the spoIIGA gene encoding sigma-E processing peptidase SpoIIGA encodes MVVYIDLIFAANLLIDGILLWLTGWLVKLKVSWWRLILSALVGALYVVMMFVPELSFLYTFLIKFGLSVVMLWIAFGFRSLQSYLRALGAFYMINFAAAGGIVGVHYLLQSSGDIWNGILFTSSGGQAYRLKIGFWFVLALLPLVLLLFKLIQSSKVRRERLETYIGEVCVEIEGVSVSCPGLLDTGNRLNDPLTRIPVMVMEASLWEGHLPASWKGRLTEISSDKLLLEADGQSFAWQDRLRLVPYRGVNRGASLMLALKPDLVTIKLGEETFFSKRVLIGLDGGTLSGDGAYRAVIHPDLTQREAAAEAAVPS; translated from the coding sequence CTGGTTGTTTATATTGACTTGATCTTCGCGGCCAATCTGCTGATCGACGGAATTCTATTATGGCTCACAGGCTGGCTGGTCAAACTGAAAGTCTCTTGGTGGCGGCTCATTCTCTCCGCGCTGGTTGGCGCACTTTATGTGGTGATGATGTTTGTGCCGGAACTTTCGTTCCTGTACACCTTTCTCATCAAGTTTGGATTGTCGGTAGTTATGCTGTGGATCGCTTTTGGTTTCAGGAGTCTGCAAAGCTACCTTCGGGCACTAGGGGCATTTTATATGATTAATTTTGCAGCGGCCGGCGGAATTGTCGGCGTCCACTATTTGCTGCAAAGCTCTGGCGACATCTGGAACGGGATTCTGTTCACCTCTTCTGGCGGCCAAGCTTACCGTTTGAAAATCGGGTTTTGGTTTGTGCTTGCGCTTCTTCCTCTGGTCCTGCTTCTTTTCAAACTGATCCAGTCCTCAAAAGTCCGGAGGGAACGACTGGAGACGTACATCGGCGAAGTATGCGTAGAGATTGAGGGGGTGAGCGTCTCATGTCCCGGGCTGCTGGATACCGGCAACCGTCTGAATGATCCGTTGACCCGGATTCCGGTTATGGTGATGGAAGCGTCCCTGTGGGAGGGACATTTGCCGGCCTCCTGGAAAGGTAGGCTGACCGAGATTAGCAGCGACAAGCTCTTGCTGGAAGCGGACGGGCAGTCTTTTGCCTGGCAGGACAGATTACGGCTTGTGCCTTATAGGGGAGTCAACCGCGGAGCATCACTTATGCTCGCGCTGAAGCCGGATCTGGTGACGATAAAGCTTGGAGAGGAAACCTTTTTCAGCAAGAGGGTCCTTATCGGGCTGGATGGCGGGACACTGTCGGGAGACGGCGCGTACCGGGCGGTCATACACCCTGACCTGACCCAAAGAGAGGCCGCTGCGGAGGCGGCGGTGCCTTCATGA
- a CDS encoding Rpn family recombination-promoting nuclease/putative transposase: protein MELLDPRVDFVFKRIFASENNKDVLLAFLNRILTDAGDAPLDEVVLLNPYTDKDDPLDKLSIFDIWAKTVDGKLINIEMQLFNKYDMEKRTLYYWSKRYSGQLQTGGRYTELKKCVTINILNYKVLPNEHTHSVFHLREDSSGAPLTDDIEIHFLELPKLNQPAVPGESGLVNWLLFLKGNNNSNWEVLRMNEPALRKAMETLEFLSQDSEARRKYEERQKALHDEASQRDGAQREGFAKGMQEGIKEGVKEGIQKGVKEGKREGLREGKLEVAKNLLAMGLDPSSIQAATGLTAEEIQSIQ, encoded by the coding sequence ATGGAATTGCTGGACCCCCGGGTGGATTTTGTATTCAAACGAATTTTTGCCAGCGAGAATAACAAAGATGTGCTGCTGGCTTTTTTAAACCGGATCCTTACGGATGCCGGGGATGCCCCTTTGGATGAAGTGGTGCTGCTGAACCCCTATACAGATAAGGATGACCCGTTGGATAAGCTGTCAATCTTTGATATTTGGGCAAAAACCGTGGATGGCAAGCTGATCAACATCGAAATGCAGCTGTTTAACAAATACGATATGGAGAAGCGGACATTATATTACTGGAGCAAACGGTATTCCGGACAACTGCAGACCGGCGGCAGATACACAGAACTCAAAAAATGCGTAACCATTAATATCTTGAATTACAAGGTGCTGCCCAATGAACATACTCACAGTGTTTTTCATCTGCGTGAGGATAGCAGCGGGGCACCGCTTACGGATGACATAGAGATTCATTTTTTGGAGCTGCCTAAGCTGAATCAGCCGGCTGTTCCCGGTGAAAGCGGTTTGGTCAATTGGCTCCTATTTCTAAAAGGGAACAATAATTCGAATTGGGAGGTACTGCGGATGAATGAACCGGCTTTGAGAAAGGCAATGGAGACGTTGGAATTTTTAAGTCAGGATTCTGAAGCGCGCCGTAAATACGAAGAACGCCAGAAAGCTCTGCATGACGAAGCCTCGCAAAGGGACGGCGCCCAAAGAGAAGGTTTTGCTAAGGGTATGCAAGAAGGAATCAAAGAAGGAGTCAAAGAAGGAATCCAAAAAGGAGTCAAGGAAGGCAAAAGGGAAGGTTTGAGAGAAGGCAAGCTAGAAGTAGCAAAAAACCTGCTGGCTATGGGACTTGACCCCTCCTCCATACAGGCAGCAACAGGCCTGACCGCCGAAGAAATACAATCTATCCAATAA
- the ftsZ gene encoding cell division protein FtsZ, with product MLEFDFEMESLAQIKVIGVGGGGSNAVNRMIENGVQGVEFITVNTDAQALHMAKSEHKLQIGDKLTRGLGAGANPEVGKKAAEESRDLISNTLKGADMVFVTAGMGGGTGTGAAPVIAEIARECGALTVGVVTRPFTFEGRKRSNQAELGIEALKEKVDTLIVIPNDRLLEIVDKKTPMLEAFREADNVLRQAVQGISDLIAVPGLINLDFADVKTIMTERGSALMGIGIATGENRASEAARKAIMSPLLETSIEGARGVIMNITGGSNLSLYEVNEAAEIVTSASDPEVNMIFGAIIEESMKDEIKVTVIATGFEHKPSPIAPNRRPAASSEPAADKSANLRPFGNQTPSDQLDIPTFLRNRTRGNND from the coding sequence ATGTTGGAATTTGATTTTGAAATGGAGAGCTTGGCGCAAATAAAAGTCATCGGCGTAGGCGGCGGAGGAAGCAACGCTGTCAACCGGATGATTGAAAACGGCGTACAGGGTGTTGAATTCATCACAGTTAATACAGATGCCCAAGCGCTGCATATGGCCAAATCGGAGCATAAACTGCAAATCGGGGACAAGCTTACCCGGGGGCTTGGCGCTGGTGCCAATCCTGAGGTGGGCAAGAAAGCGGCCGAAGAATCCCGCGATCTGATTTCCAATACGCTAAAGGGTGCGGATATGGTATTTGTAACAGCAGGCATGGGTGGGGGTACCGGTACAGGCGCCGCACCTGTGATTGCTGAAATCGCCAGAGAATGCGGAGCGCTGACAGTTGGTGTTGTAACGCGTCCGTTTACTTTTGAAGGAAGAAAGCGCTCGAATCAGGCGGAGCTCGGCATTGAGGCATTGAAGGAAAAGGTAGATACGCTTATTGTCATCCCGAATGACCGTTTGCTTGAAATTGTGGACAAGAAAACTCCAATGCTGGAAGCCTTCCGCGAAGCGGACAACGTGCTCAGGCAAGCGGTGCAGGGTATTTCCGACCTGATTGCTGTTCCGGGTCTGATTAACCTTGACTTTGCCGATGTGAAGACCATTATGACAGAACGCGGCTCAGCCTTGATGGGCATCGGGATTGCCACTGGCGAAAACCGCGCCTCGGAAGCAGCCCGCAAAGCGATTATGAGCCCTCTGCTGGAAACGTCTATCGAAGGCGCACGCGGCGTCATCATGAACATCACAGGCGGATCCAACCTCTCTTTGTATGAAGTCAATGAAGCGGCTGAGATTGTTACTTCTGCTTCCGATCCTGAAGTGAACATGATCTTCGGGGCCATTATTGAGGAGAGCATGAAGGATGAAATTAAAGTAACGGTGATCGCCACCGGTTTTGAACATAAGCCATCTCCGATTGCGCCTAACCGCCGCCCGGCAGCGAGCAGTGAGCCTGCAGCCGATAAGAGCGCCAACCTGCGTCCTTTTGGCAATCAGACGCCATCGGACCAGCTGGACATCCCGACGTTTCTGCGCAACCGCACACGCGGCAATAACGATTAG
- the ftsA gene encoding cell division protein FtsA yields MSNNDIIVSLDIGTSKVRAIIGEVTNGTFNIIGVGSADSEGIRKGAIVDIDQTVQSIKSAVDHAEQMVGIQISEVYVGISGNHIGLQSSHGVVAVQNEDREISEDDIDRVIKAAEVIALPPEREVIDVVAKQYIVDGLEGIQDPRGMIGVRLEVEATIITGAKTPIHNLLRCVEKSGLKVKDLVLMSLGAGGLALSKDEKSMGAVLVDIGAGSTTIAVYEEGSLCATSTIPIGGEFVTNDIAYGLRTLTDQAEKVKLKYGCAWIDDAASDVVFKVLRIGSNVEKEFNQEDLAAIIEPRVQEIFHLIRQEVKRLGYTELPGGYILTGGTVSMPGVLKAAQTELAASVRIAVPDYIGVRDPGFTGGVGILHNVVRNFRGRSNGGGSGNKKTVNRNKQNAVPSQDTAKKPGLVERLKNMFSEFI; encoded by the coding sequence TTGAGCAACAATGACATCATTGTTAGTTTGGACATCGGTACATCCAAAGTTCGGGCAATAATTGGGGAAGTTACCAATGGAACCTTTAATATTATTGGCGTTGGATCTGCTGATTCAGAAGGAATACGCAAAGGTGCGATCGTAGATATCGACCAGACCGTACAATCGATCAAGAGCGCTGTAGACCATGCGGAGCAAATGGTTGGCATCCAAATTTCCGAGGTCTATGTCGGCATATCCGGCAATCATATCGGCCTGCAGTCCAGTCATGGTGTTGTGGCTGTTCAGAATGAGGACCGTGAAATCAGCGAGGATGACATTGACCGGGTAATCAAGGCGGCTGAAGTTATCGCACTGCCTCCTGAACGCGAAGTGATTGATGTTGTCGCCAAACAATATATCGTAGACGGTCTAGAAGGTATCCAGGATCCGCGCGGAATGATCGGTGTTCGTCTGGAAGTGGAGGCGACGATTATTACCGGAGCCAAAACGCCAATACATAATCTGCTTCGCTGTGTAGAGAAATCAGGGCTGAAAGTTAAAGATCTTGTGCTGATGTCTCTGGGAGCCGGTGGATTGGCGCTTTCCAAAGATGAGAAATCAATGGGTGCTGTACTGGTGGATATCGGGGCAGGTTCAACGACGATAGCCGTATATGAAGAAGGTTCCCTTTGTGCAACCTCCACGATTCCGATCGGCGGAGAATTTGTAACTAATGATATTGCCTACGGACTTCGGACACTTACGGATCAGGCGGAAAAGGTCAAGCTGAAATATGGCTGCGCCTGGATTGATGATGCTGCTTCTGACGTAGTGTTCAAGGTTTTGCGTATCGGCAGCAATGTGGAAAAAGAGTTCAACCAGGAAGATTTGGCTGCGATTATCGAGCCGAGAGTGCAGGAGATTTTTCATCTGATCCGCCAGGAAGTAAAACGGCTTGGTTACACAGAGCTTCCCGGAGGTTATATACTAACGGGTGGGACTGTATCCATGCCAGGCGTGCTGAAAGCAGCTCAAACCGAGCTGGCAGCATCAGTGCGCATTGCTGTACCTGATTATATCGGTGTCCGGGACCCCGGTTTCACCGGTGGTGTAGGTATCCTGCATAATGTTGTCCGCAACTTTCGGGGACGCAGCAATGGCGGGGGAAGCGGCAACAAAAAGACGGTCAACCGAAACAAGCAGAACGCTGTACCAAGCCAGGATACCGCGAAGAAGCCCGGTTTGGTGGAACGTCTAAAGAATATGTTCAGCGAGTTCATATAA
- a CDS encoding cell division protein FtsQ/DivIB, translating to MPKTRLPLLKEDKPNKKMSRKVTIILLLLFIALLAVIFFRSSLSRITEIQFEGNKYTSRNELLTQSGLAVGGQFFAVSKTSVEDSLKKLKTIQEAAVVKSFPGTVTISIKEYPAVAYELDQAGVLEAILSSGAAVPVNETGIAVEKPILTGWKEEDPYKSKLCQALAGIPNELTSDISEIVPSPTLSFPDRIKLYTRSHFEVITAISLLKNKVEYLNQIIETEEPGLIKMLEADSYVPFQDAEAANEDKQDAQE from the coding sequence ATGCCTAAAACCCGTCTACCTCTGCTTAAAGAGGACAAGCCAAACAAAAAAATGAGCCGGAAGGTTACGATCATTCTGCTGCTGCTGTTCATCGCACTGCTGGCCGTGATTTTTTTCCGTTCGTCGCTCAGCCGCATTACAGAGATTCAATTTGAAGGCAACAAATACACCTCCCGGAACGAACTTCTGACACAAAGCGGGCTGGCGGTAGGGGGACAGTTTTTTGCCGTCTCCAAAACTTCTGTGGAGGATTCTCTCAAGAAGCTTAAAACGATCCAGGAGGCTGCGGTGGTGAAAAGTTTTCCAGGCACAGTCACCATAAGCATTAAGGAATATCCTGCTGTCGCTTATGAATTGGACCAGGCCGGTGTACTTGAAGCCATTTTGTCCAGCGGCGCCGCCGTTCCTGTGAATGAAACCGGAATCGCGGTAGAGAAGCCCATCCTGACAGGCTGGAAGGAAGAAGATCCCTACAAGAGCAAGCTGTGCCAGGCGCTCGCCGGCATCCCGAATGAGCTGACAAGTGATATTTCCGAGATCGTTCCCTCGCCGACGCTGTCCTTTCCGGACCGGATCAAACTTTATACACGGTCGCATTTTGAGGTGATCACAGCGATTTCCCTGCTTAAGAATAAGGTGGAATATTTGAATCAGATTATCGAGACTGAAGAGCCGGGACTGATCAAAATGCTGGAAGCTGATTCCTATGTCCCATTTCAGGACGCAGAGGCAGCAAATGAGGATAAACAGGACGCACAAGAGTAA
- the murA gene encoding UDP-N-acetylglucosamine 1-carboxyvinyltransferase, with the protein MDKLVIEGGNPLSGTIRIHGAKNAALPILAASLLAEGVHSLHNVPKLLDIETMLNILERLGCRCAHEEETVTIDTSPLGTSHVPEDLMRQMRSSIFLMGPLLSRFGEVTIYQPGGCAIGERKIDLHLQGLKQLGAEIEESNGRISCRAAKLTGSEVHLDYPSVGATENIMMAAAMAEGTTTISGAAREPEIQDLQNFLNQMGAQIIGAGTDTITIQGVKKLYPCSYEVIPDRIVAGTVMIAAAATRGNVTLTHTNAGHLTSLIHVLRRAGVQITVCNDIINISCMGRPRAVERIVTSPYPSFPTDLQSQVMVLLSLADGFSVIKETVFEGRFKHVEEMARMGADISIDLNRAFIRGVQRLYGATVEATDLRAGAALVIAGLAAHGTTVVEQAHHIDRGYDGIEKLFQKLGARISRKVPVPGPLDLAN; encoded by the coding sequence TTGGACAAATTGGTGATTGAGGGTGGAAATCCCCTGTCAGGCACCATACGTATCCATGGAGCAAAAAATGCGGCACTGCCGATTCTGGCGGCTAGCCTGCTGGCCGAAGGAGTTCACTCACTGCACAATGTGCCGAAGCTGCTGGACATCGAAACGATGCTGAACATTCTGGAACGGCTGGGGTGCAGGTGTGCCCATGAAGAAGAGACAGTAACGATTGATACTTCGCCCTTAGGCACATCTCATGTTCCAGAGGATCTGATGCGGCAGATGAGATCCTCCATTTTTCTGATGGGACCGTTGCTATCCAGATTCGGCGAGGTGACGATTTATCAGCCTGGAGGCTGTGCGATTGGCGAACGCAAGATCGATCTTCACCTGCAGGGGCTCAAACAGCTTGGTGCGGAGATTGAGGAGTCTAATGGTCGGATTTCCTGCAGGGCAGCCAAGCTGACGGGAAGCGAAGTTCATCTGGATTATCCGAGTGTCGGAGCGACAGAAAATATTATGATGGCCGCTGCCATGGCCGAAGGGACCACCACGATATCGGGTGCGGCCAGGGAACCGGAAATCCAGGATCTGCAGAATTTTCTGAACCAGATGGGAGCTCAGATCATTGGTGCGGGTACCGATACGATTACCATTCAAGGTGTGAAAAAGCTCTATCCCTGCAGCTATGAGGTGATTCCGGACCGGATTGTAGCCGGTACCGTGATGATTGCTGCGGCCGCGACCCGGGGCAATGTGACGTTGACCCATACCAATGCCGGTCATTTAACGTCGCTTATTCATGTGCTCAGACGGGCTGGTGTTCAAATTACAGTTTGCAATGATATAATTAATATCAGCTGTATGGGAAGACCGCGCGCGGTTGAGAGAATTGTAACGTCACCCTATCCTTCCTTTCCTACGGACCTGCAGTCCCAGGTTATGGTGCTGCTGTCGCTGGCCGACGGATTCAGCGTCATTAAAGAGACGGTGTTCGAAGGTCGCTTCAAGCATGTGGAAGAAATGGCCCGGATGGGAGCGGATATCTCCATTGACCTGAACCGGGCTTTCATCCGCGGAGTGCAGAGGTTATATGGAGCTACGGTGGAAGCAACTGACCTGCGGGCCGGGGCCGCCCTGGTGATCGCCGGACTCGCAGCTCATGGAACTACGGTGGTTGAGCAGGCCCACCATATTGACCGCGGCTATGATGGCATTGAAAAACTCTTCCAGAAGCTTGGAGCGCGCATCAGCCGCAAAGTACCTGTGCCGGGTCCGTTAGATTTGGCCAATTAA
- the murG gene encoding undecaprenyldiphospho-muramoylpentapeptide beta-N-acetylglucosaminyltransferase produces MRIVLSGGGTGGHIYPAVAVARQLQAEEKDPAFLYIGGKRGLESKLVPNENLPFQSIDITGFRRKLSMDNVKTVLRFLKGVKASKKMLREFKPDVVIGTGGYVCGPVVYAASKLGIPTLIHEQNAIPGLTNRFLSRYADTVAVSFEGTESAFPGGKHVIYTGNPRATTVTAASPQRGFASLGIPEGSTVVLMVGGSGGARAINQAMIEMAPFVGKGNGVHYVYVTGEAYFEETRKALREKLGSEPSWLHLLPYVHNMPEVLACTSLIVNRAGASFLAEITALGIPSVLIPSPNVTNNHQEANARQLEREGAAVVLLEKDLNGQSLMEAVQKIIGAESVRRQMSEASRRLGKRDSAALVVSELRRLAAKRKQ; encoded by the coding sequence ATGCGTATCGTATTAAGCGGCGGCGGCACAGGGGGACATATCTATCCCGCTGTCGCCGTTGCCAGGCAGCTTCAAGCAGAAGAAAAAGATCCGGCCTTCCTGTATATTGGCGGAAAGCGGGGTCTGGAGAGCAAGCTGGTTCCAAATGAGAATCTCCCGTTTCAATCGATAGATATTACCGGCTTCCGCCGCAAGCTTTCCATGGACAATGTGAAGACGGTGCTGCGTTTCCTGAAAGGGGTCAAAGCCTCCAAAAAAATGCTCCGGGAATTCAAGCCGGATGTCGTGATAGGCACAGGCGGTTATGTGTGCGGACCGGTCGTTTATGCGGCCTCCAAGCTTGGCATTCCTACGCTGATTCATGAACAGAACGCAATTCCGGGGCTGACAAACCGTTTTCTAAGCCGTTACGCCGATACGGTTGCTGTCAGCTTTGAAGGAACAGAATCGGCTTTTCCCGGAGGCAAACATGTCATTTACACCGGCAATCCCCGGGCGACTACGGTCACTGCTGCAAGCCCCCAGCGCGGCTTTGCATCGCTCGGTATTCCCGAGGGCAGCACAGTTGTGCTTATGGTAGGCGGTAGCGGCGGAGCCCGGGCGATTAATCAGGCGATGATTGAGATGGCCCCCTTTGTGGGTAAGGGTAATGGTGTCCACTATGTATATGTGACCGGTGAAGCTTATTTCGAAGAAACCCGCAAAGCGCTGCGTGAGAAGCTGGGCAGTGAGCCGAGCTGGCTGCATCTTCTTCCTTACGTCCACAATATGCCTGAGGTGCTGGCTTGCACCTCACTTATCGTGAACCGGGCGGGCGCTTCTTTTCTTGCTGAAATTACAGCACTTGGCATCCCCTCCGTTCTCATCCCGTCCCCTAACGTGACAAATAACCACCAGGAAGCGAATGCAAGGCAATTGGAACGTGAAGGCGCGGCAGTTGTGCTGCTTGAGAAGGATTTGAACGGCCAGTCCCTGATGGAAGCCGTCCAGAAGATTATCGGTGCAGAGTCTGTGCGCAGACAGATGTCGGAAGCTTCCCGGCGTCTGGGCAAAAGGGATTCCGCTGCCCTTGTTGTGAGCGAGCTGCGTAGACTGGCGGCAAAACGGAAGCAGTAA